TTTGGTGTTCCACAATATTGCATATCTATTGTTATATCTTCTTAAAAGGATTATAGAATAAAAATTTCTCTATGGACTCTTCACAATTATGTAGTTTAGGATTGTTGAAATTATGAGTTGTAACTTGGGGTGTTTGGTTTAAATGCAGTAACTACTTAATGCCTCGTCATTATATATGACAAATTTCTAGAACACTCCTATTCATATTTTGTATGTAGCATACATGTTCACATTAACTCAGAAACATACCACCAAAATCATGCACACCGATGGATAGTGTTTTGTGTTGTTAAATCTAGTTCCACTTTGGCATTTCATAATGTTGCAGCGGAGATCGCTGGTGGGCGATAGGGTAGCGCTCCTTATCCAAATCTTCTCGGCAGTAACCATAGCTTGCACCATGGGCCTGGTCATCGCATGGAGGCTTGCAGTTGTTGCGATAGCAGTTCAACCCCTTATCGTCATCAGCTTCTATTCCAAGCGCGTTCTTCTCAAGAGCATGTCCAAGAAGGCCATCAAGGCCCAAGACGAAAGCAGCAAGCTGGCTGCTGAAGCAGTCTCCAACCTCCGAACCGTCACTACCTTCTCTTCCCAAGCCCGAGTCATCCAAATGCTCGAAAAAGCTCAAGAAGGCCTGCAACGCAAAAACACCTGACAGTCATGGTTcgctggtcttggtcttggtaCCTCCCAATGCCTCACAACATTCATTTGGGCTTTAGACATTTGGTATGGGGCAAAGCTTGTTTCCCAAGGCTACATTGGGGCCAAAGCAATGTTTGAAACCGTCCTGATCTTATTCAACACGGGTCAGGCCATTGCTGATGCAGGAACCATGACTAATGACCTGGCAAAAGGGTATGATGCAGTCAAGTCAGTTTTTACTGTATTGGATCGTTATGCTGATATTGAGCCTGGCAACCCAACTGGCTACCAGCCCGACAAAATAATGGGCCACGTGGAGCTACATGATGTTCGGTTTGCATACCCGGCTAGGCCCAATGTGATGGTATTCAACGGCTTTTCTATCCAAATTGAAGCAGGAAATTCAACAGCATTGGTTGGACAAAGTGGGTCTGGGAAATCAATCGGATTGATCGAGCGATTCTACGACCCACTTGAAGGTCTTGTGAAAATCGATGGTCGCGATATAGGATCATACCATCTGAGGTCACTAAGGAAGCACATTGCACTTGTGAGACAAGAGCCAACTTTATTTGCGGGGTCCATTAGAGAAAACATCATGTACGGAGCATCTGACAAGGTCCACGAATCTGAGGTCATCGAGGCAGCGAAGGCAGCCAACGCTCACGATTTTATCGCTGGCTTGAAAGACGGGTACGATACGTGGTGTGGGGACAGGGGATTGTAGCTATCCGGTGGACAAAAGCAGCGTGTTGCAATAGCCCGTGCAATTCTGAAAAATTCAGCAATATTGTTACTAGACGAGGCTACGAGTGCGCTGGATAGCCAATCGGCAAAAGTGGTACAAGACGCGCTTGAGCGGATGAAGGTGGGGAGGACTAGCGTGGTGGCGGCCCACAGATTGAGTACAATAAAAAACTGCGATACGATTGTTGTTTTGGATAAAGGTAAGGTGGTGGAGCAAGGGCTTCCTTGTTAGGTATGGGTCCCACTGGAGCATATTACTCTCTACTTAGCCTCCAGAGAAGAAACTGAGGGAAAATTTAGGCATGGGGATGGACAAGAGGAGCAATATTGGCTCATTTGGTTCCATTTTCGTGCATTCGGATGGCTTTGGTAAGTTGGTAATGGGCCTCGGATTCCTCGGGGCCATCGGCGATGGGCTCTGTGTGCCCATGATGTTCCTCTTCACTAGCAAGATAGGATATCAGCGGCTCTTCCACTTGCACAGCCGATTACTTATTTCATAATGTCAACAAGGTTCTCAATCTATTTACGAATCTCTATCCCAAGTATTTGCAGATATTGAGCTTCTAATATTGACTTTTGATACTTGTATTTAACGATGTTCCACTAGAGACTATTTATACTTGCTAATGTTGTTGATATTTCAAAAGTTATAACATCTTTTAGAATCTGAGATTATACAAAATTAATTTCCAAATGTAGaatcaaaaatatcaaaattgaTAGTACCAAAGGGAGATTTAAAAATTCATCCTCAAATCTCATCCTGCGTAAGTATTCATCCTGTactttttgaacagttatgttttcattcttTCAGATGGTGAATTGCCTATCTTAtccttttaataaaatattcaaatatatgtatatatttccTTCCTAAAATTATGGGATCATTAATGGGATAGGAATGTGAGAATTTTgaattctcaaattttcaaatccttaacGAATATATTCTAAATTATTCTCTCtttgattttgtgaatttttcaaattcttaattTCATGAATTTTTGTAAATCGGTAAACTTACGTGAATATAATTCGACCAATTTCATTCATGAATAATTCATGCTTAATAAATCATGAATAAAATACACAAACCATGAAAATCATGAAATACATAAACAAACCATGAAATCGTAAATACAACCCAGCCATCGACTCAACAATTGGGGATATACACATACATAGATACTTCACCAAAAATCATGGGATTATTATCCCTTTCTTCATCAGACATTCATGAACaattaattaaccatgaaatgatagaaacatagaaaaatatatttcatggtaaataaagtaaataatttaccatgaattaataaaactaaactaaacaaaaccaaaatcgaAAAACCTAGATCGTGGCCTTCTGCCATTAACTCCGACCACGGCCATCACCGTGACCACATCGTTCTTCTTCACGGACTTCGCAACAATGGAGGCTGGACTAGTGTGGATTTTTGCTGCAAGTGGCCCTTAGGCTCCGGCGATGATTGTGATATCCGATGAGTGTTTTGATGGTtgaattttagagagaggggATCGGCATGtctttcagagagagagagagagatgatcgaCTGCAAAGAATAAACCATACATGCAAAGAAAAACCGATCCATTGAAATTTCGGGGTTGATGTGGCTTGGTTCGCATGAAAACCATACCTACAGAGGAAGCCAACATCTGGGTCTTCAATTAAGAGTGGCGGAGGAACCGAGGAAGCCACGTGGGTTTCAAATTTTGGTGGAGATTGGAATTAAAATGGGTTTGCATGATTTTGGGGAGGATGAACATCTTGGTCGAGATTTTCGATATGGAACATGATGGAATTTATCCAATCTtactaaattgggaaaaaaaatctaatctAGTCCCgctaaattaggaaaacaatataacataatatatgtatatcatagtgaaaatggtaagaaatgtaattcacacactaaaagaATGAAAATATAAGCATGAACGGGATGAATTCTTATATGGCATAGATAAAGAtaatggatatttaaatattccttttAAAATCAACTTTTAAACCACTCTATAAGTGGTCTTTTTAACTCCAAAGCAAAAGTAATGTTTTTCAGACACAATTGCACATTGGAAGCGTCAGACTCTACAATCTTGTGTCACCATCAAAGAAATTAGCGAAAGAACCCATGTAGCTTGTTGAGGGTGCATCTTGGAAAAAGAAGTTTAAGGTAGATCATTTCCAAACTCCTTTAAAACACCAGAAAAGCTatgtgcacagcatgctgtgcacagcagctgtgcacagagccCTTTTTCTCCCGTCTTGGGTTGTAcgaagatgatcggagccgcttattttgttcaaaatatatcgtttaaggtctctgtaaaaaatgagcttcattcgatatcgttagaggtgttaacaaaacatccaaaatcacttcagaatttaagcctatattctgaagtgattttgggtgttttgttaacacCTCTAACGATATCAAACGAAGCTCGTTTTTTACaaagaccttaaacgacatattttgaacaaaatgagcggctccgatcatctttgtgcgacccaaGGCGGGAAAAAAAAggctctgtgcacagctgctgtgcatagcatgctgtgcacgtagcacagctcttaAAACACAGAGGAGTGTTGATGCCCGAGTTAGGAGTGATAAATCAGCAGTGCCCCAGGGGtactaaataatttttcataagaTAAGAGCTTTGCTTAGTCTGCGCTGCAGACTGCCAGTACAAGGTCTTCACACTAGAAGGGATATGCTTTTCTTTGTTAGAAATCTAGGGCAAATTGGGACACTATGTCCGATccagaaaaattaaaaatttgggACACAATGATTCGCCGAAAGATGAATAACATCATCACAAGTCAATACAAAGGGAACAAAGTAGACATTCAACATCCATCCAAGTCAATACAAAGGGAACAAAGTAGACATTCAACATCCATCCAAGTGCTGCTGTACACAGATATTAACACCATAACACTTGTTATCTATGAACCTAGTTTGAGATATCACCCACTACCCACAAGGCCACAACCAGTTCAAGCATGAAGGTACATTTTCAATACAACAATCGTGACATATATGATACAAACGATACGAATTACTTGTCGGAATTAcgttatttcattttgggtcGGTGAAAAAACTGTTGAGTTTTGGCATGATCTCTGGAGGCCTGTTGCGAACAAACTTCCGGAGGGCATGCTCTGAATACTTTTTCCCTTCTTCATAGTTTTCCAGCACTCCTGCTGCCCTCTTTTCCTTGATCACCCTTTGATTTTGAGTGGAAGGGGGAGAAAAATGTTACTACAAACTGAGATGGTTGATTCCTACAAATCGTATGCACTGCAATATTCCTTGCAGAAACGGAGATGCGATGAATAAAACATGAAATCGCGTGTGACGGTGTGATCAGGGTGCATCTATGAGTGTTCAATTATCCGACATTCAGCTGCAACAATTTTTGGTCATCCATAATATGTACTGCTTTTCAGTACGCACCATAGAGGAAAAATGATGATTTCAAGGAATGCAAGTGATGAACCACTGGATTGATATACGCATATAGTGATGACCAAGTGACAAACCGTATGAATGAACACCATATCTACTTACAAAATAGCATGCCATTGGGTATCATATTCTCGACGAATCTCCAAAAGACAAGGTAATGTTAGAAATCTTCAAAAAAACAAGACAATGAGCACGGTGTGATGATGGAAACCATGAGACATTAGAATTTAGAAGGGGTGAATCACTCCGGGAAGGAATTTCtgtttgaccggaaaaaaaaacaatcactcTGGGTAGAGAAAGAGGGAGGCGGAGAGTGAGATGGAGAAACAAGGCAGGCTTTATGGAACCTTTCTCTGCACTACTGCATTCCAACTGTCTTAGTAAGGGAAGTCCGATGTGTCGAGGCAGAAGAAAGAAGGTCCTCTCTATCTGCTCACGTACTCGATCCAAAAAATTAtgttccccaaaaaaaaagtaggaaaaaaaaCGTACAGTGAATCTAATCTTTCAAAATGGATGAAGAAAATAGTTCAATGTATCACCTAGACACTAGTTAAAAAAATGTCTAAAATATGGAGATACATAGCATAGACTGAGTCACTGAAGAGACATACCAAACCTAGAAATTTTGGGGCTTTCTAGGCCTATCTAGAAAGCCCCAAAATAGGCCTAGAAAGCCCCAAAATTGATAGCGTAAATGAAGACATTCTCTCTCTCGGTAAACAACTTGATAAAAGTAGTAAATGTTAAACAGTCCCATTTACTCGCATAGCAATTCTTCGACACTAAAAAGCAGGGATATGCCTACCAGCCTCAAATAATTGTGTCGGACACGTCTGGGACATGGATACATTCCTAGCATGTCGAAATGCATGTCAACACGTAAGTACAGGTCCAAATAGGTGTCCAATgttgttttattttagttttcaaTATTTTGGAATCGATCCCAACAACCAATCCTATGTTGCACCGGCACGACACAGACGGCACTCTAACATGCAAATTTGGATAATTTTGACTCTAACAAAGTGTTCGTGCTACATAGCTGCAATCCTAGGTCATGTGTTTGCACAGACTCCATAAACATATAGACAGTAATATTAATTAGAACATACACAAACAGATCCGGATCCTCTATGACCTCGTAGAGAATCCAGATCCAACACaaacatatgtgtgtgtggcaGGTGGAGAGggaaagatatatatatacctgaCTTCAGGATTGATACAGATGTTGCGCACCAATGAAAATCCGCAAATCCCAACGGCTACACCAAGGGCCGCAAACAGAGGATAAACCTACTCTCACCCACATACCCACATGGAGAAGTAATTTTAACATCTTAAATTAATTTGAGAAGACACCCACAAAATATAGTACTCCCACAAATAGTTAGTATCTATGAAGCCACGTCTCCACACACCCAAAACTTCTCCCACACCTAAGTcgatacagagagagagagagagagagagaggaacaaacCTCAGGCCTAATCCAGCGGTTGACAGTCGATGGAGCCATCTGCAAACgcgaagaggagagagagagagagagagagagagagagagagtgaacaCAACGAGTGAGAATTTGAGGAAATGGGGCAATCGAAAGCGAATGTTGCTTTTTTATTACTCCTACATCGAATATTCGTCTGGACAAGAAACGGAGGCAGCTCCCCTCCAGTTTTTATGTCCAGTCTACTGTCCAGTTTGGGCATTTGTGGGCCCATCCCGAGCC
This DNA window, taken from Rhododendron vialii isolate Sample 1 chromosome 8a, ASM3025357v1, encodes the following:
- the LOC131298946 gene encoding uncharacterized protein LOC131298946; amino-acid sequence: MAPSTVNRWIRPEVYPLFAALGVAVGICGFSLVRNICINPEVRVIKEKRAAGVLENYEEGKKYSEHALRKFVRNRPPEIMPKLNSFFTDPK